In Hydrogenovibrio thermophilus, the following are encoded in one genomic region:
- the tsaB gene encoding tRNA (adenosine(37)-N6)-threonylcarbamoyltransferase complex dimerization subunit type 1 TsaB — MTMQTILAVETSTQACSACLKRGEDVYLEYELAPQKHADRLLPMVDSVLKQAGIRPGEIDALAYGEGPGAFTGIRIAAGVIQGLAFAWQKPVVSVSTLEALAWQGYQASGQAQWWACLDARMQELYVQSCRIESGVLASDSAQLVSEVQALAMINDSGISQGVGDIDQVFPAIQAAFGHWELALPSAEAVAAIAAQRPEQAFDVEEVLPQPVYLRNDVADKKPTPAA, encoded by the coding sequence ATGACGATGCAGACGATTTTAGCGGTGGAAACCTCGACACAAGCGTGTTCGGCGTGCTTGAAGCGCGGCGAAGATGTCTATTTGGAATATGAGCTGGCGCCTCAGAAACACGCGGACCGTTTGTTGCCGATGGTGGATTCGGTGCTGAAACAGGCTGGTATCAGACCTGGTGAAATCGACGCCTTGGCCTATGGTGAAGGGCCGGGGGCTTTTACCGGTATTCGAATCGCGGCCGGTGTGATTCAAGGTTTGGCCTTTGCCTGGCAAAAACCGGTGGTGTCTGTATCCACTTTGGAAGCGTTGGCCTGGCAGGGGTATCAGGCCTCGGGGCAAGCTCAGTGGTGGGCCTGCCTGGATGCACGCATGCAGGAACTCTATGTGCAGTCTTGTCGCATCGAGTCAGGCGTTCTCGCTTCCGACTCGGCGCAGCTGGTGTCTGAAGTTCAAGCGTTGGCCATGATAAACGATTCCGGCATCTCGCAGGGTGTGGGCGATATCGATCAGGTTTTTCCAGCGATTCAGGCCGCTTTTGGGCATTGGGAGTTGGCTCTGCCGTCGGCTGAAGCGGTGGCTGCAATTGCCGCACAGCGTCCCGAGCAGGCTTTTGATGTCGAAGAAGTGCTTCCTCAGCCGGTGTATTTACGGAACGATGTAGCCGATAAAAAACCGACGCCGGCCGCTTGA
- a CDS encoding ATP-dependent DNA helicase, with protein MSLKSQIDAYLGADGRIAQAVDGYQVRQAQVEMAETVADIIEQDGSLLAEAGTGTGKTFSYLIPALLSGQKVIVSTATKTLQDQLLTKDIPLLMDVCGISGTARVLKGRENYLCPQRLEIAETAEQNTKEVWKKLNLIHDWQLKTRNGDKSELQALDENDPIWSKVCARMEFCQANECSGDDGCFYPGVKQQAQDAQILIVNHHLFCADLALREQGFGEVLPEADIYVFDEAHQLPDIAAQFLGFSVSRYQLDELVRDVRIAYKKEAPEASELADQASAVEDKVRVFNEALGKWEKRWTWEAFEASKASHKTLELLRNQLTQLIEVLKPLTDKGKLLSALYKRTQEFEKQIGSWLTASSENQIRWVESSQARFKLNLTPLSVADPFSRQRDALGGAWIFTSATLSVNHSFDYFAHRLGLGDAETRQWDSPFDYDKQAVIYHPIGLPDPKAPDYIKVCLRAAWPLLQESQGCAFLLFTSHRALQEAKVILSEHWDGTLLIQGDGPKTALLQRFKESDKALLLGTSSFWEGVDVKGDALKLVMIDRIPFIPPDDPVVQARENALKQKGLSGFFHFQIPEATIALKQGIGRLIRDTSDYGVLMLCDPRLTQKSYGRIITNSFPNFRWVFNADEAKQKLKRDE; from the coding sequence ATGTCTTTAAAATCCCAAATCGATGCATATCTCGGTGCCGACGGACGTATTGCCCAAGCCGTGGACGGTTATCAGGTGCGTCAGGCGCAAGTGGAGATGGCGGAAACCGTTGCCGATATCATCGAGCAAGACGGCAGTTTATTGGCCGAGGCGGGTACTGGCACCGGAAAGACCTTCTCGTATCTGATTCCAGCCTTGTTGTCCGGTCAAAAAGTCATCGTTTCCACGGCGACCAAAACCCTGCAAGACCAGCTATTAACCAAAGACATTCCGTTATTGATGGACGTATGCGGCATCAGCGGTACGGCCAGAGTCTTGAAAGGGCGTGAAAACTATTTGTGCCCTCAGCGTTTGGAAATCGCCGAAACGGCTGAGCAAAACACTAAAGAGGTTTGGAAAAAACTGAACCTGATTCATGATTGGCAATTGAAAACGCGAAATGGCGATAAGTCGGAATTGCAGGCGTTGGATGAAAACGACCCAATCTGGAGCAAAGTGTGTGCGCGTATGGAGTTTTGCCAGGCCAATGAGTGCAGTGGCGATGATGGCTGTTTTTATCCCGGGGTCAAGCAGCAAGCTCAGGATGCTCAAATTCTGATTGTAAACCACCACTTGTTCTGTGCTGACTTGGCCTTGCGGGAACAAGGGTTTGGTGAAGTGCTGCCGGAAGCCGATATTTATGTATTTGATGAGGCGCATCAACTGCCGGATATCGCGGCGCAATTTCTCGGGTTCAGTGTGAGTCGTTATCAGTTGGACGAATTGGTTCGCGATGTTCGTATCGCTTATAAGAAAGAGGCGCCAGAGGCGTCTGAGCTGGCTGATCAGGCTTCGGCGGTTGAGGATAAGGTGCGGGTGTTTAATGAAGCACTCGGCAAGTGGGAAAAACGTTGGACCTGGGAGGCGTTTGAAGCTTCCAAAGCATCGCATAAGACATTGGAATTGCTTCGAAATCAATTGACCCAGCTGATTGAGGTGTTAAAACCGCTGACGGACAAAGGGAAGCTGCTGTCGGCGCTTTATAAACGCACTCAAGAGTTTGAAAAGCAGATTGGCAGTTGGTTGACGGCTTCGTCGGAAAATCAAATTCGCTGGGTCGAATCCTCTCAAGCGCGGTTTAAGTTGAACTTGACGCCGTTAAGTGTTGCTGATCCGTTCAGTCGGCAGCGGGATGCCTTGGGTGGCGCTTGGATTTTTACGTCCGCCACGCTCAGCGTGAACCACAGTTTCGATTATTTTGCTCACCGTTTGGGGTTGGGGGATGCCGAAACCCGACAATGGGACAGCCCATTCGATTACGATAAGCAAGCGGTGATTTATCACCCGATCGGGTTGCCGGATCCTAAAGCACCGGATTACATTAAAGTGTGCCTTCGAGCGGCTTGGCCCTTGTTGCAGGAAAGCCAGGGGTGCGCGTTTTTATTGTTTACCAGTCACCGGGCCTTGCAGGAAGCCAAAGTGATTTTGTCCGAACACTGGGACGGTACCTTGCTGATTCAAGGAGACGGCCCCAAGACAGCTTTATTGCAGCGGTTTAAGGAAAGTGATAAAGCGTTATTACTGGGAACGAGCAGTTTTTGGGAAGGTGTGGATGTAAAAGGTGATGCACTGAAGTTGGTAATGATTGATCGGATTCCGTTTATCCCGCCGGATGATCCGGTGGTACAAGCGCGTGAAAACGCACTGAAACAGAAAGGGCTCAGTGGATTTTTCCATTTTCAAATTCCGGAAGCCACTATTGCCTTGAAGCAGGGAATTGGGCGCCTGATTCGCGACACCTCGGATTATGGGGTGCTGATGTTGTGCGATCCACGGTTGACGCAAAAATCCTATGGTCGCATTATCACCAACAGTTTCCCCAATTTCCGGTGGGTGTTTAATGCCGATGAAGCCAAACAAAAATTAAAGCGAGACGAATGA
- the ykgO gene encoding type B 50S ribosomal protein L36: MKILSSLKSAKTRHKDCQVVRRRGKVYVINKTNPRFKARQR, encoded by the coding sequence ATGAAAATTTTATCTTCTTTGAAATCAGCTAAGACACGTCACAAGGACTGTCAAGTTGTAAGACGTCGCGGAAAAGTTTACGTTATCAACAAAACGAATCCTAGATTCAAAGCGCGTCAACGTTAA
- a CDS encoding chemotaxis protein — MTTTLEQVEKTAQLSKNNQMSLMIFQVQFPREDYAPPYYGMNVFKVREVLEGRAFELSEMPDTNPLIEGMIELRGVYLPVINLPKWMGFEMTEEEREKSIIIVADFSHNFIGMRVAHIHGVEEKDWADIKPASNYNVNVNTNQVVNHTYLEGTETLCFILDIEKLLIEAMPSMAEKIFSSAKDVGKAEYDFCDAVMSREILFAEDSKAIQKYMGMVFEQLGLKHRGFDNGRLLLDYVKGLEDMSGISMIFTDLEMPEASGHTVIKELRGNPKTRDVPIVVHTSMTSDNNSREVIEMGADHFVGKVDTQLIVDTIKKIEAKFYRKENVA, encoded by the coding sequence ATGACAACGACGCTGGAACAGGTTGAAAAAACCGCTCAACTCAGTAAAAACAACCAGATGAGTCTGATGATTTTTCAGGTTCAATTTCCACGAGAAGATTATGCGCCACCTTACTACGGCATGAATGTATTCAAAGTGCGAGAAGTATTGGAGGGGCGGGCTTTCGAGCTGTCGGAAATGCCGGATACCAATCCGTTGATCGAAGGCATGATTGAGTTGCGAGGGGTCTATTTACCGGTGATTAACTTGCCGAAATGGATGGGGTTCGAAATGACTGAAGAAGAGCGCGAGAAGTCGATTATTATCGTTGCGGACTTCAGTCATAATTTCATCGGCATGCGCGTCGCTCATATTCACGGTGTCGAAGAGAAGGACTGGGCCGATATCAAACCGGCCAGTAACTACAATGTCAACGTCAATACCAATCAGGTGGTGAACCACACCTATTTGGAAGGCACGGAAACACTGTGTTTTATTCTGGATATCGAGAAACTCTTGATTGAAGCCATGCCGTCCATGGCGGAAAAGATTTTTTCATCCGCGAAAGACGTCGGCAAGGCCGAATATGACTTTTGCGATGCGGTTATGTCGCGTGAAATTCTGTTTGCTGAAGACAGCAAAGCCATCCAGAAATACATGGGTATGGTGTTCGAACAACTGGGCTTGAAACATCGAGGCTTTGATAATGGCCGCTTGTTACTGGATTATGTGAAAGGATTGGAGGATATGAGTGGTATTTCCATGATTTTTACCGACCTGGAGATGCCGGAGGCTTCCGGCCATACGGTGATTAAAGAATTGCGCGGCAACCCGAAAACGCGTGATGTACCGATTGTCGTGCACACGTCCATGACCAGTGATAATAACAGCCGGGAAGTGATTGAGATGGGTGCGGATCACTTTGTTGGTAAAGTCGATACCCAGTTGATTGTCGACACCATTAAGAAAATCGAAGCGAAGTTTTATCGGAAAGAAAATGTCGCTTAA
- the rnhB gene encoding ribonuclease HII has product MSVQQGELNFFASDVAAGKGYVVGVDEVGRGPLVGDVVAAAVILPENCALPLKDSKALSDTKRNRLTKQIKAEALDFCIARATPQEIDELNILHATMLAMQRAVDGLKLPIEKVLVDGNRCPDIPHPCEAIVKGDGKVAEISAASILAKVHRDEQMLALHERYPQYGFDSHKGYPTKLHLEKLAEHGLIPGYRHSFKPVRNFIVHLPK; this is encoded by the coding sequence ATGAGTGTTCAGCAAGGTGAGTTGAATTTTTTCGCATCAGACGTTGCCGCTGGCAAAGGCTATGTGGTGGGGGTTGATGAAGTCGGGCGCGGGCCATTGGTTGGCGACGTGGTGGCGGCCGCCGTCATTTTGCCTGAAAACTGTGCCTTGCCTCTGAAGGATTCCAAGGCACTGTCGGACACCAAGCGTAATCGGCTGACAAAGCAAATTAAAGCGGAAGCCTTAGATTTTTGTATTGCACGCGCGACGCCACAAGAAATTGATGAATTGAATATTTTACATGCAACCATGCTCGCGATGCAGCGTGCAGTGGACGGTTTAAAACTACCCATCGAAAAAGTCTTGGTGGATGGTAATCGCTGCCCGGATATCCCACATCCATGTGAAGCGATTGTCAAAGGGGACGGCAAAGTGGCGGAAATCAGCGCCGCTTCGATTTTGGCGAAAGTGCATCGTGACGAACAGATGTTGGCCTTGCATGAACGTTACCCGCAATATGGTTTTGACAGCCACAAAGGCTACCCGACCAAGCTTCATTTGGAAAAATTAGCCGAGCATGGTTTGATCCCGGGGTATCGCCATTCTTTTAAACCTGTCCGCAATTTCATAGTGCACTTGCCGAAATAA
- the lpxB gene encoding lipid-A-disaccharide synthase produces MALSDNSIVMDAMSNPPVFALVAGEASGDTLGSELIISLKKRFPHARFVGIGGPKMLAQGMESWYPMERLSVMGLFEVLKVLPGLVKLRKELIQRLLDLKPDVFIGVDAPDFNFRVEAAMKAAQIPAIHYVGPSVWAWREKRLLKIKRWVDGVLVLFPFELPFYEKYGIPAKFVGHPLANQVPEPPNRKAARQALKLPENALITGLLPGSRSSEINLLIDVYIQAAKILHQMYPTMQFVIPCVNDKAKQCIQQSLETYGQGLKVRLLDQQAQLAMEASDQLIVTSGTATLEAALMKRPLVLAIKLHPITHWIMRRLATTKWIGLPNVLARKTIVPEFIQEDASPQQIALGLAKLISDQTLRDAQLTEFDAQYHQLKQNASELAADAILEWAELRPS; encoded by the coding sequence GTGGCATTGTCCGATAACTCAATTGTAATGGATGCGATGTCCAACCCGCCTGTTTTTGCCCTGGTCGCCGGCGAAGCTTCCGGCGATACCTTGGGCTCAGAACTGATTATCTCCCTTAAAAAACGGTTTCCCCACGCGCGTTTTGTTGGCATTGGCGGTCCTAAAATGTTGGCGCAGGGTATGGAAAGCTGGTATCCGATGGAACGTTTGTCGGTGATGGGGCTTTTTGAAGTTCTCAAGGTTCTACCAGGCCTGGTCAAATTGCGCAAAGAGTTGATTCAGCGTTTATTGGATTTGAAACCGGATGTCTTTATTGGCGTGGATGCACCGGATTTCAATTTTCGAGTTGAAGCGGCGATGAAGGCCGCTCAGATTCCAGCCATTCATTATGTCGGGCCATCCGTTTGGGCTTGGCGGGAAAAGCGGTTGTTGAAAATCAAACGTTGGGTGGATGGGGTGCTGGTCTTGTTTCCGTTCGAACTGCCGTTTTACGAAAAATACGGGATTCCAGCCAAATTCGTCGGCCACCCGTTGGCGAATCAGGTGCCTGAGCCCCCTAACCGAAAGGCTGCACGCCAAGCCTTAAAATTACCGGAAAATGCTTTGATTACCGGGCTGCTTCCCGGTTCTCGTAGCAGTGAAATCAATTTATTGATTGATGTCTACATTCAAGCGGCCAAAATTCTGCACCAAATGTATCCTACGATGCAATTTGTCATTCCTTGTGTGAATGACAAAGCGAAACAGTGCATTCAGCAATCATTGGAGACGTATGGTCAGGGGCTGAAGGTGCGATTACTGGATCAGCAGGCGCAATTGGCGATGGAAGCCTCGGATCAATTGATTGTCACTTCCGGTACGGCAACCTTGGAAGCCGCTTTGATGAAACGTCCGCTGGTGTTGGCGATTAAGCTGCATCCGATTACCCATTGGATTATGCGTCGCCTGGCCACCACAAAGTGGATAGGCTTGCCCAATGTTTTGGCGCGAAAAACCATTGTCCCGGAATTTATTCAGGAAGATGCTTCGCCGCAGCAAATTGCGTTGGGGTTGGCGAAGTTGATTTCCGATCAAACACTACGCGATGCCCAGTTGACTGAATTTGATGCACAATATCATCAATTAAAACAAAATGCCTCTGAGTTGGCGGCGGATGCCATTCTTGAATGGGCCGAGTTACGCCCGTCATGA